The following are from one region of the Cinclus cinclus chromosome 7, bCinCin1.1, whole genome shotgun sequence genome:
- the NOC3L gene encoding nucleolar complex protein 3 homolog isoform X3 yields MMDEDDLKLMEDLAQKASFLTRDLSSNEPVHVKKRKHESVIEKYEKMPRRLQTEPEKELIHLLPIKDKSGIIPQAVEKPVLNVAHDEEEDTEDMEEAEDFNEEALPVLTPEEMAAQRRQKLQERKVHIAALASAILSEPDSSIKKLKELRAMLMEQDPNVAVIVRKLVMVSLMEIFKDIAPSYKIRPLTEAEKATKVKKETQKLREFEEGLVSQYKFFLENLEQTIKDWKQRKLKKSNVISLKAYKGLAEVAVKCLCELLVALPHFNFHNNIIVLIVPLMNDPSKMISELCVEAVKKLFKQDKLGYASLGVVKVISGLVRGRNYDVRPEVLKVFLHLRIKEVELQKDSEDIAPKKKFMTYKEKRKNLSRMQRKWKKAEEKLERELLEAEASESKEKKLKLHTETLNIVFVTYFRILKKAQKSPLLPAVLEGLAKFAHLINVEFFDDLLIVLHSLIASGDLSYRESLHCVLSAFHILSGQGDVLNIDPMKFYTHLYKTLFSLHAGGTNEDTGIVLQCLDVMFAKRRKQVSQQRALAFLKRLSILALHVLPNSSVGILATNRIFMQTFPRMDLLLDNESQGSGVYLPELDEPEHCNAQNTVLWELHLLQRHYHPTVQKFASHLIAGAPTEGSGALPLDLSQRSATELFETYCMKGMTFNPPVASVTPRRKDTFFQMDSFIDEELNKQLHQHISETVAHKPLDFAKHLKESSLT; encoded by the exons ATGATGGATGAAGATGACTTAAAATTAATGGAGGATCTGGCCCAAAAAGCATCCTTTTTAACCAGAGACCTTTCTTCTAA TGAACCTGTTCACGTCAAAAAACGAAAACATGAAAGTGTGATTGAGAAATACGAGAAGATGCCGAGACGTTTACAAACAGAGCCAGAAAAAGAACTCATCCATCTGCTCCCCATCAAAGACAAGAGTGGCATAATTCCTCAAGCTGTGGAAAAGCCAG TTCTTAATGTTGCACATGATGAAGAAGAGGACACAGAAGACATGGAGGAAGCAGAGG ACTTTAATGAGGAAGCCCTGCCTGTTCTCACTCCTGAGGAAATGGCTGCTCAAAGGAGACAAAagctgcaggagaggaaggTGCACATAGCTGCTTTAGCATCTGCCATTCTCTCGGAGCCAGACAGCAGT ATTaagaagctgaaggagctgcGTGCCATGCTGATGGAGCAGGATCCTAACGTGGCTGTGATTGTTAGGAAGCTGGTCATGGTGTCTTTGATGGAGATATTTAAAGATATTGCACCTTCATACAAAATTCGGCCTCTGACTGAAGCGGAGAAGGCTACCAAG gttaaaaaagaaacacagaaactgaGAGAATTTGAAGAAGGCCTTGTAAGCCAGTAcaaatttttcttggaaaatctGGAACAAACAATTAAAG ATTGGAAGCAAAGGAAGTTGAAGAAAAGCAATGTCATTTCATTAAAGGCATATAAAGGTCTAGCAGAGGTAGCAGTGAAGTGTCTGTGTGAGCTGCTTGTGGCCCTGCCCCACTTCAACTTCCACAATAACATCATTGTTCTCATTGTTCCACTCATGAATGATCCATCAAAAATG atttcTGAACTGTGTGTTGAGGCAGTTAAGAAGCTCTTTAAACAGGACAAGTTGGGTTATGCTTCACTTGGTGTAGTTAAAGTCATTTCTGGCCTTGTAAGGGGTAGAAATTATGATGTCAGACCTGAG GTGTTGAAAGTATTTCTTCACTTAAGAATTAAGGAAGTGGAATTACAAAAAGATTCTGAAGATATTGCACCAAAGAAAAAATTCATGActtacaaagagaaaagaaaaaatctttcCAGAATGCAAAGGAAG tggaagaaagcagaagagaaactgGAACGAGAACTCCTAGAAGCAGAAGCATCAGAAAGTAAGGAAAAGAAACTCAAGTTG cacaCAGAGACCTTGAATATTGTATTTGTAACTTACTTCAGGATCTTGAAGAAAGCTCAAAAGTCTCCACTTTTGCCAGCTGTGCTAGAAGGTCTTGCAAA GTTTGCTCATCTCATAAATGTGGAATTTTTTGATGACCTGTTGATTGTCCTTCATTCTCTTATTGCATCTGGG GATTTAAGCTATCGTGAGAGTCTTCATTGCGTTCTCAGTGCTTTTCATATACTTTCTGGTCAAG GTGATGTTCTTAACATTGATCCAATGAAATTTTACACACATTTGTACAAGACACTGTTCAGCCTACATGCAG GTGGCACCAACGAGGACACAGGGATTGTGCTGCAGTGCCTGGATGTCATGTTTGCCAAGAGGAGAAAGCAAGTCTCCCAGCAACGAGCTCTTGCTTTCCTAAAGCGGCTTTCCATCCTTGCTCTTCATGTGCTTCCAAATTCCAGTGTTGGGATCTTGGCAACAAACAGGATATTCATGCAA ACATTCCCAAGGATGGACCTCTTACTAGACAACGAATCTCAAGGCAGTGGAGTTTATCTCCCAGAATTAGATGAACCAGAGCATTGCAATGCCCAGAACacagtgctgtgggagctgcatCTTCTGCAG aGACATTATCATCCAACAGTGCAGAAATTTGCATCTCACCTTATTGCTGGAGCTCCAACTGAAGGCTCAGGAGCTCTTCCACTTGATTTGAGCCAAAG GTCTGCTACAGAACTTTTTGAGACATATTGTATGAAAGGAATGACCTTTAATCCTCCTGTTGCATCAGTAACACCCAGAAGAAAG GATACCTTCTTTCAAATGGATTCATTTATAGATGAAGAACTAAACAAACAGCTTCACCAGCACATCAGTGAGACTGTTGCTCACAAGCCCTTGGATTTTGCTAAGCACTTGAAGGAATCATCCTTGACATAA
- the NOC3L gene encoding nucleolar complex protein 3 homolog isoform X1, with protein sequence MKRRKNTKRVPSFRKLLRTSQIKLDNKLKNKQYKQKSAAKKYRKEQKKLREAVRDAISRKPFPLEECKKKQVARKWEEKEEEDALPLDMMDEDDLKLMEDLAQKASFLTRDLSSNEPVHVKKRKHESVIEKYEKMPRRLQTEPEKELIHLLPIKDKSGIIPQAVEKPVLNVAHDEEEDTEDMEEAEDFNEEALPVLTPEEMAAQRRQKLQERKVHIAALASAILSEPDSSIKKLKELRAMLMEQDPNVAVIVRKLVMVSLMEIFKDIAPSYKIRPLTEAEKATKVKKETQKLREFEEGLVSQYKFFLENLEQTIKDWKQRKLKKSNVISLKAYKGLAEVAVKCLCELLVALPHFNFHNNIIVLIVPLMNDPSKMISELCVEAVKKLFKQDKLGYASLGVVKVISGLVRGRNYDVRPEVLKVFLHLRIKEVELQKDSEDIAPKKKFMTYKEKRKNLSRMQRKWKKAEEKLERELLEAEASESKEKKLKLHTETLNIVFVTYFRILKKAQKSPLLPAVLEGLAKFAHLINVEFFDDLLIVLHSLIASGDLSYRESLHCVLSAFHILSGQGDVLNIDPMKFYTHLYKTLFSLHAGGTNEDTGIVLQCLDVMFAKRRKQVSQQRALAFLKRLSILALHVLPNSSVGILATNRIFMQTFPRMDLLLDNESQGSGVYLPELDEPEHCNAQNTVLWELHLLQRHYHPTVQKFASHLIAGAPTEGSGALPLDLSQRSATELFETYCMKGMTFNPPVASVTPRRKDTFFQMDSFIDEELNKQLHQHISETVAHKPLDFAKHLKESSLT encoded by the exons ATGAAGCGG agaaaaaatacaaagcGAGTTCCAAGTTTTCGCAAGTTACTGAGAACTAGTCAAATAAAACTTGACAATAAATTAAAGAATAAGCAGTATAAGCAGAAGAGTGCTGCTAAGAAGTATCGTAAAGAACAAAAGAAGCTAAGGGAGGCTGTCAGAGATGCTATTTCTAGAAAGCCTTTTCCATTGGAGGAATGCAAGAAGAAACAAGTTG CtagaaaatgggaagaaaaagaggaagaagatgcTCTTCCACTGGACATGATGGATGAAGATGACTTAAAATTAATGGAGGATCTGGCCCAAAAAGCATCCTTTTTAACCAGAGACCTTTCTTCTAA TGAACCTGTTCACGTCAAAAAACGAAAACATGAAAGTGTGATTGAGAAATACGAGAAGATGCCGAGACGTTTACAAACAGAGCCAGAAAAAGAACTCATCCATCTGCTCCCCATCAAAGACAAGAGTGGCATAATTCCTCAAGCTGTGGAAAAGCCAG TTCTTAATGTTGCACATGATGAAGAAGAGGACACAGAAGACATGGAGGAAGCAGAGG ACTTTAATGAGGAAGCCCTGCCTGTTCTCACTCCTGAGGAAATGGCTGCTCAAAGGAGACAAAagctgcaggagaggaaggTGCACATAGCTGCTTTAGCATCTGCCATTCTCTCGGAGCCAGACAGCAGT ATTaagaagctgaaggagctgcGTGCCATGCTGATGGAGCAGGATCCTAACGTGGCTGTGATTGTTAGGAAGCTGGTCATGGTGTCTTTGATGGAGATATTTAAAGATATTGCACCTTCATACAAAATTCGGCCTCTGACTGAAGCGGAGAAGGCTACCAAG gttaaaaaagaaacacagaaactgaGAGAATTTGAAGAAGGCCTTGTAAGCCAGTAcaaatttttcttggaaaatctGGAACAAACAATTAAAG ATTGGAAGCAAAGGAAGTTGAAGAAAAGCAATGTCATTTCATTAAAGGCATATAAAGGTCTAGCAGAGGTAGCAGTGAAGTGTCTGTGTGAGCTGCTTGTGGCCCTGCCCCACTTCAACTTCCACAATAACATCATTGTTCTCATTGTTCCACTCATGAATGATCCATCAAAAATG atttcTGAACTGTGTGTTGAGGCAGTTAAGAAGCTCTTTAAACAGGACAAGTTGGGTTATGCTTCACTTGGTGTAGTTAAAGTCATTTCTGGCCTTGTAAGGGGTAGAAATTATGATGTCAGACCTGAG GTGTTGAAAGTATTTCTTCACTTAAGAATTAAGGAAGTGGAATTACAAAAAGATTCTGAAGATATTGCACCAAAGAAAAAATTCATGActtacaaagagaaaagaaaaaatctttcCAGAATGCAAAGGAAG tggaagaaagcagaagagaaactgGAACGAGAACTCCTAGAAGCAGAAGCATCAGAAAGTAAGGAAAAGAAACTCAAGTTG cacaCAGAGACCTTGAATATTGTATTTGTAACTTACTTCAGGATCTTGAAGAAAGCTCAAAAGTCTCCACTTTTGCCAGCTGTGCTAGAAGGTCTTGCAAA GTTTGCTCATCTCATAAATGTGGAATTTTTTGATGACCTGTTGATTGTCCTTCATTCTCTTATTGCATCTGGG GATTTAAGCTATCGTGAGAGTCTTCATTGCGTTCTCAGTGCTTTTCATATACTTTCTGGTCAAG GTGATGTTCTTAACATTGATCCAATGAAATTTTACACACATTTGTACAAGACACTGTTCAGCCTACATGCAG GTGGCACCAACGAGGACACAGGGATTGTGCTGCAGTGCCTGGATGTCATGTTTGCCAAGAGGAGAAAGCAAGTCTCCCAGCAACGAGCTCTTGCTTTCCTAAAGCGGCTTTCCATCCTTGCTCTTCATGTGCTTCCAAATTCCAGTGTTGGGATCTTGGCAACAAACAGGATATTCATGCAA ACATTCCCAAGGATGGACCTCTTACTAGACAACGAATCTCAAGGCAGTGGAGTTTATCTCCCAGAATTAGATGAACCAGAGCATTGCAATGCCCAGAACacagtgctgtgggagctgcatCTTCTGCAG aGACATTATCATCCAACAGTGCAGAAATTTGCATCTCACCTTATTGCTGGAGCTCCAACTGAAGGCTCAGGAGCTCTTCCACTTGATTTGAGCCAAAG GTCTGCTACAGAACTTTTTGAGACATATTGTATGAAAGGAATGACCTTTAATCCTCCTGTTGCATCAGTAACACCCAGAAGAAAG GATACCTTCTTTCAAATGGATTCATTTATAGATGAAGAACTAAACAAACAGCTTCACCAGCACATCAGTGAGACTGTTGCTCACAAGCCCTTGGATTTTGCTAAGCACTTGAAGGAATCATCCTTGACATAA
- the NOC3L gene encoding nucleolar complex protein 3 homolog isoform X2, producing the protein MKRRKNTKRVPSFRKLLRTSQIKLDNKLKNKQYKQKSAAKKYRKEQKKLREAVRDAISRKPFPLEECKKKQVARKWEEKEEEDALPLDMMDEDDLKLMEDLAQKASFLTRDLSSNEPVHVKKRKHESVIEKYEKMPRRLQTEPEKELIHLLPIKDKSGIIPQAVEKPVLNVAHDEEEDTEDMEEAEDFNEEALPVLTPEEMAAQRRQKLQERKVHIAALASAILSEPDSSIKKLKELRAMLMEQDPNVAVIVRKLVMVSLMEIFKDIAPSYKIRPLTEAEKATKVKKETQKLREFEEGLVSQYKFFLENLEQTIKDWKQRKLKKSNVISLKAYKGLAEVAVKCLCELLVALPHFNFHNNIIVLIVPLMNDPSKMISELCVEAVKKLFKQDKLGYASLGVVKVISGLVRGRNYDVRPEVLKVFLHLRIKEVELQKDSEDIAPKKKFMTYKEKRKNLSRMQRKWKKAEEKLERELLEAEASESKEKKLKLHTETLNIVFVTYFRILKKAQKSPLLPAVLEGLAKFAHLINVEFFDDLLIVLHSLIASGDLSYRESLHCVLSAFHILSGQGDVLNIDPMKFYTHLYKTLFSLHAGGTNEDTGIVLQCLDVMFAKRRKQVSQQRALAFLKRLSILALHVLPNSSVGILATNRIFMQTFPRMDLLLDNESQGSGVYLPELDEPEHCNAQNTVLWELHLLQVCYRTF; encoded by the exons ATGAAGCGG agaaaaaatacaaagcGAGTTCCAAGTTTTCGCAAGTTACTGAGAACTAGTCAAATAAAACTTGACAATAAATTAAAGAATAAGCAGTATAAGCAGAAGAGTGCTGCTAAGAAGTATCGTAAAGAACAAAAGAAGCTAAGGGAGGCTGTCAGAGATGCTATTTCTAGAAAGCCTTTTCCATTGGAGGAATGCAAGAAGAAACAAGTTG CtagaaaatgggaagaaaaagaggaagaagatgcTCTTCCACTGGACATGATGGATGAAGATGACTTAAAATTAATGGAGGATCTGGCCCAAAAAGCATCCTTTTTAACCAGAGACCTTTCTTCTAA TGAACCTGTTCACGTCAAAAAACGAAAACATGAAAGTGTGATTGAGAAATACGAGAAGATGCCGAGACGTTTACAAACAGAGCCAGAAAAAGAACTCATCCATCTGCTCCCCATCAAAGACAAGAGTGGCATAATTCCTCAAGCTGTGGAAAAGCCAG TTCTTAATGTTGCACATGATGAAGAAGAGGACACAGAAGACATGGAGGAAGCAGAGG ACTTTAATGAGGAAGCCCTGCCTGTTCTCACTCCTGAGGAAATGGCTGCTCAAAGGAGACAAAagctgcaggagaggaaggTGCACATAGCTGCTTTAGCATCTGCCATTCTCTCGGAGCCAGACAGCAGT ATTaagaagctgaaggagctgcGTGCCATGCTGATGGAGCAGGATCCTAACGTGGCTGTGATTGTTAGGAAGCTGGTCATGGTGTCTTTGATGGAGATATTTAAAGATATTGCACCTTCATACAAAATTCGGCCTCTGACTGAAGCGGAGAAGGCTACCAAG gttaaaaaagaaacacagaaactgaGAGAATTTGAAGAAGGCCTTGTAAGCCAGTAcaaatttttcttggaaaatctGGAACAAACAATTAAAG ATTGGAAGCAAAGGAAGTTGAAGAAAAGCAATGTCATTTCATTAAAGGCATATAAAGGTCTAGCAGAGGTAGCAGTGAAGTGTCTGTGTGAGCTGCTTGTGGCCCTGCCCCACTTCAACTTCCACAATAACATCATTGTTCTCATTGTTCCACTCATGAATGATCCATCAAAAATG atttcTGAACTGTGTGTTGAGGCAGTTAAGAAGCTCTTTAAACAGGACAAGTTGGGTTATGCTTCACTTGGTGTAGTTAAAGTCATTTCTGGCCTTGTAAGGGGTAGAAATTATGATGTCAGACCTGAG GTGTTGAAAGTATTTCTTCACTTAAGAATTAAGGAAGTGGAATTACAAAAAGATTCTGAAGATATTGCACCAAAGAAAAAATTCATGActtacaaagagaaaagaaaaaatctttcCAGAATGCAAAGGAAG tggaagaaagcagaagagaaactgGAACGAGAACTCCTAGAAGCAGAAGCATCAGAAAGTAAGGAAAAGAAACTCAAGTTG cacaCAGAGACCTTGAATATTGTATTTGTAACTTACTTCAGGATCTTGAAGAAAGCTCAAAAGTCTCCACTTTTGCCAGCTGTGCTAGAAGGTCTTGCAAA GTTTGCTCATCTCATAAATGTGGAATTTTTTGATGACCTGTTGATTGTCCTTCATTCTCTTATTGCATCTGGG GATTTAAGCTATCGTGAGAGTCTTCATTGCGTTCTCAGTGCTTTTCATATACTTTCTGGTCAAG GTGATGTTCTTAACATTGATCCAATGAAATTTTACACACATTTGTACAAGACACTGTTCAGCCTACATGCAG GTGGCACCAACGAGGACACAGGGATTGTGCTGCAGTGCCTGGATGTCATGTTTGCCAAGAGGAGAAAGCAAGTCTCCCAGCAACGAGCTCTTGCTTTCCTAAAGCGGCTTTCCATCCTTGCTCTTCATGTGCTTCCAAATTCCAGTGTTGGGATCTTGGCAACAAACAGGATATTCATGCAA ACATTCCCAAGGATGGACCTCTTACTAGACAACGAATCTCAAGGCAGTGGAGTTTATCTCCCAGAATTAGATGAACCAGAGCATTGCAATGCCCAGAACacagtgctgtgggagctgcatCTTCTGCAG GTCTGCTACAGAACTTTTTGA